CCAAAATAATTTACTGGCAGGCCCGGAGATGAATCAGACGCTGATGTAAACGGGTTCGCCGGCTTAAAAGAGTTAGTTGGCGTCAAACAACTCATTTCTTTGAATCCTGAATCCACGTGCACGATTGATTTTTCCGCCACTGAGGACCGCCGAAACCACACGAGCAAACAAGCAAGTAACATTTCCACCCAGAACCACACAAAACGATGATATTCGCTCGCAAAAACCATCAAAATATCTCCAGGGGTACGTAAAGTTCGTTTTGTTCACCACTGCCACCAATGTAACGCCACAATTccataataaaacattttgatctTTCTTTTTAATCAACACAACACTCAGCACATGCTTATTACACCATCGTCACGTGACTACGTTCCTAAGGGGGCTACCTACGTGGATCGCCTACGCTACAATACCCTATTCTTGCAACGTTTATCTCTTTTTCCACGTCGCACAATTTGTTTCTTCCTTTACAAGGGCATCCTCTGTTGCTGTTTTCCTTGAAATCGCTTTGTACTGCAAGCACTTTTACATTTAGTGATCCGGAATGTTCTTCCTGATaggtaaatattaaattctGAGCGCTATGTTTGACATAGAATTCGTTAActgcgaatatacgtgactcacgcgtgaatccataatggcggctagaattttttGTGAGCGCAAGATCAAACAAACTCGATCTTGCGCAGCTTATGATCCTGTCCCCAGCTTTACCAGCAGCGACGGCCGAACgaaaacgttacaaatttgcatatttagtaggcaaaacaatagctttgcactctctttttccatttctttgccgtcgtgagcaaaacaacaacgcgaaatagccaaatttgaggttttatggaggacgccAGCTcttgacgataaattttcatttcctcccctaaattaagcttgACTCATATCGGTTTCGTATTTGAGAGAgtgccacaccattgtcatgttaaaaagcttggaatagtctccaagtgattacaataatgggaatttatgttttgagatgacgttcttgtttgcgttcccgtcgtcgttgctaaagctccttaATAGCACATATCACCGTTTTTGTAGTACTCTAAGCAACAACGACgtcaaatcaccaaatttgacgttttgacgacaacgtgagcatgcaattCTCTTTTTATTACTCTAAAACCGTGAGTACACAATTTATTTTAGAATACTTCGCTTATATTGTACAACTTCAATCTCTTTTAATCGTAGATCTGAAAAACTatgcacgacgaatattgagcgcgctatcaccatatttggacatttcTTACAACGTGTCGAATCATGATAATTAAGAATTATTtcacgagcgcgcgttggatatgagatggtaaatagccaactcggGGCTACACACCTCGCTGGCTATAACCAgcctcatatccaacaagcgcgagtggaataattcttttgttaaatcccttaaactccaaaagtttggaagtacgaaatacgagcaaaaaaagggaaaaaatcctACCGAAATCGAAAACACTTGataaagatgcgatgttgtgtaatacctagTGGTCaaacagacgcaggctcatcacacaaacatttcttttcttttcacgtacttctaagcttcgaaattgatccaaactttccacaaaaatgtttttcttttgctttataccaagagaaatttcgccTACTGGCGTAaatatttttagtttagcaacgctaagcgcaatcatttaccatataaggtcaaactaaggtatttgagctgataaccgagattgaatgaaccaatcagagcacgagaattgcattatccgaggttgagaatttgaTAACAAAGGACATCCGGAGTTTGATTAGACAACCATAGCGGGCTTTGAACGCTacccactgttttagtatgtactaatACTAATACGTAAGTcagtttattatatgactagctccgtgagcgggcaagatgaatgaaatcgcgcgctctgattagCTACCCGAGCGGgaaagatggagctatcttgcccgctcgggatttctcgcttggtcccgcaagatcaaagataattttttggtgttttaagtttGTTCGGTTTGCtcggtttgcttttttttgcgtgtttatggacctcgacttcgtctcggtccataaacacgcaaaaaaaagaacttggccaatatgcagccatcttgaccttACGCTTGGTCATGATGAGTTATAAGTTGACTTTTAAGTCGTTTTCATATTTGAAAAAGTGTAATTATTAAAATGAAATGATTTTGGACTAGTCATAAGTCGTAGTTATAAGTCGTCTTATGTCTAGTCTTTCCTGTACTGTCTAGTGCACGGTAGTATTATGCAAATTTTATAAACACTGCACCGCATATCTCTGatcaaaaaaaaatctgtttatACACACTTCACCGGCAAACAATCGTGAATATTGGATAAAAGTCGCAACTATTGGTGCACATAAATTGAATTAAggaaaatacaaaactaaaggCATCGCCGGATATCAAAAACGCTGTGGGAAAAATGGAAACGTACTCCCCGAACCAAACGCAGTGCCGTAAACACTTTGGGGTTTAAAGGTATCCAATTGCGTAACAGATGAATGTAACAAATTAAAAGCATAAAGGCAGCTTAATCACAAGTTAGGCTTAACATGGCTCAGCACTTGAGCATCGGTGTAACGTTGCAAACTTGACTAAACTACAAGAAAAGCCACAGCAAGCACTGAATTGGCAATCGTAACCTCTAGAAGACGAATACACAAAGAGCCGCGGCACTGAACTGTCCTCTCTGGGTAAGAGACATGGGCCAGCCAGAGAAATTAAGAACCCATCTTAAAAGAGCTTTACAAGTCCAAAATCTCGAAAATTGTGAGTAAACGGTGTCGACCTAGAATGACTAATCACATGCTATACTTAGCTTACATACACCAGTCACTATCCATAATCCCTGTCTAACACCTATTGTAACCCAGGCTTTTTCGTTACCACTCAATCGCCAGAAATTCCATTTGGCGCACTCAGTTTACTCCAGAATTTTATTTCACAGAATTGGAGAGATGGaggaaaacgtcacctcaaaatataattttgcacTATGACCGTCGTAAGTACTTCTAGATTATTCCAACTCACTCACGTCGTACAATCTAGAGGAAGTATCCggctaaaaataaattgttaggAGTGGTCTCATAGCAAAAATGATGAATGAAAGGTTGacatttcatttgtttgctcACGTTGTCGTAAAACGTCGAATTTGGTGTTGTTACCGCCGCAGAACtgtgatttttctgtttttaatcgGATTGACATTACGTGGACATTATATGAAGTACTAAGTAGGAAACTTTGTAACCCGGATGTGAGCACATGTTTTTCTGGTCGTGTTGAGTTTTAACTGTGAGAAAAACTGGCTGGACTTGTGGAATAAATTATggttaaaaaattacaaatgttgttgagttgacgtattggCAACATTATTCTGGTCCTTGGAAGCCGGAGAGAACAAACGAATCGAAGAAGTGGTGTGGAATTTGGAAATTTGGTATGGATTTGACCGAAGCTATCGGCGATGGTGGGCGCCCTTTGGATTCAACTCACACAACCCAAACAGTGAGTACGAAAATTGTGAGTTTAAAAATCAAACGTGCTGTCGTCAAAAGAAGAATAACTAACACTGAAGAAACTAGATTCAACTATTGCACAATATGGACGGAAAGCTATAATTCGTGGCTATGTAAACAATCTGCAAGAATATCTCATTGAAGCGAAAGATCTTAATGATGAACTCGTCTCAGTAATCCCAGAGAACGAACACGAAACCGTCTTAAATTGGTACGAGGAACAACTCGAAAGAATTCAAGAAGCTAAATTGGAGGCTAACGCGCACCTTGACGAAAGAGTAGAAGAAAGTTCTAGCGGATTAAGCTCGGTTAAATTAAGCTTAAGCAAAACTTCTACTACGGCGAGATCCTCCCAAACAGCCGAAATTCGGGCAAAAATGACCTCAGCggaaattaaagcaaaacaatTAGCCTTAGAGGAACAGCGAAGAATGGAGGAGTTCGAAAAGCAACTGGAggttaaaagaaagcttgaactTGTGCAAGACGAAGCTGAAAGGCTCAAATTCAAGGCTGGAGAAAGAAGAAAGACTCAGGAAGCCAGGGACAAGGCTGCACGCCTTGCAGCAGAAGCAGCAATCTTTGAAAAAGCGCAAAATGAAGATCATGACCCTGAAGCTCTGCCTAATCGATTGCTTGATTTTGCGGACGAATCTTTGGAATTTGAACAATCAGCTGCTGTGGTGGGACACTTACCCATTATCCCTAAACCTCGCACTGGTATTTCCCATGAACCAAAAGTGAATCATGGAATTGTATTGTCAAACGACGTCGCTGCAGAAGTTGTTAAATCCTCATCATGATTACAACAGCCAAAGCCAGCTGTTTCATTTGAAGTCCCTGAGAGATCAAGGTCTGataaaccaaaggaaaatttgccATTTTATCACTCATGGATTGGGGATTTACAAGCACAGCCATCAACCTTAACAAGTACAAACAACTAGAAACCCTTGTTTTGTGGTCATTCTACTCGTGACTCTCTTCCGAAATTGCGTTTGGACAAGTTTGATGGTGATCCTTTACACTGGTCTGATTGGTCTTCAATGTTTAAATCAATCGTTCATGATGCTAATGTTTCCCGTAATGGAAAAATACAACATCTTCAGAATTCTGTCGTTGGAAGAGCTAAGTCTGCAATTGAAGGATATGGTTACGGTGGGGATTCTTACTATGAAGCCCTCAAGGAATTAGAATCCAGATTTGGCAAACCCGCTCTTGTTGTGAAAGTCACATTGGACAGACTCCGGAAAACAGCTCGTATCCAAAATGATAAACCTCAAGAAGTTAGGAACTTGTCTGATGTTGTGTCATCTACTGTGTGGACTTTGAAGAAGTTTGGATATGAAAGTGATCTGAAAGCGGAAGCTAACGTTTCCCTCGCTGTTGACAAGCTGTCTCAAGAGCTGAAAATCAAATGGAAAGATAACACCAAAGCCACCAAGTTGGAAAGGCCTAGTCTTGTTGACTTCAGTTTGTGGTTAAAGGGTCAGGCCGATATTTATGATGATTGCTATCCAAAGGTTTCAGGCAGGTTTTCATCTCAACCTCACAAGAATAAAACTCGGTTTGGTGGGCCTAGTGGAATGAcagagagacaaaacactttctTAATTAGTAACTTTGTATCTCGTCCCAAGTCAACAAATTCCTCTTGCATCATGGGAGATGGGCAGGGACACAAGTTATCTTCTTGCCCTAAGTTTAAGGCCCTAAGTGTGCAAGAACGCCTTAAAGAAGTACAAAAACATGGGTTGTGCTTCTCTTGTCTCAGTCCTCAACATTGGCTAAGCAATTGTTCAAATCAGAAACAGTTTGGTGTAAATGGGTGCTCAAGATCACACAATGCATTGTTGCACAAATTAAGGAACGTGACTTCAATGGAGAATAGTGGCGTAGTATCAGCTACTAACCCTGCGGTTCAAACAGCAGTCGGTTCATCTACTGAACATTCTAACTCATCCCACAGAAGTAGTCACACCTCTGTATTGTTACAAGTGGTACCAGTAACCCTCTGTGGTCCAAAGGGATACTTTAACACTCACGCAATGTTGGACACGGGAAGTACTTTTAGCTTGCTGCTAGCAGATGTTGCTGGAAGGCTTGGTTTGGATGGTCCTGTGGAAAGTGTGCTCTTAAATGGAATTCAGAAAACCTCTGACCTGTTGACAAAGCGTATTAATGTACAAGTTAGTCCAGTAAATGACTTTGGCACCCAATATGATGTGAATGGAGTTCTTGTGGTTAATCATCTGAACGTGCCTCAGAAGAAAGTGAAACTCCGGGAGCTACAAGAAAAGTGGCCAAACCTCTGGGACTTGGAGCTGACTGAAGTCGCGGGGACTCAAGTCACTTTACTCCTTGGAAGTGATGTCGCAGAACTCATTGTTCCGCTGGAAATACGGCATGGTCCGAAGAGATCCCCTGTTGGTGTGCATACTAGGATTGGTTGGACTGTTACTGGTCGTGTACCTGGTTATATTCAAGGGCAAGAGTCTGTTTGTAAAGTTCATGTGGCAACTCCAGAGGAGGAGCTCAATGAAACCGTGAAAACGTGGTGGCGAACAGAGAACTTTGGTTGCCGTTACGACAACGACACCCAACGCTCAGTCGAAGATGAAAGAGTCATGAAATTCTTGAATGAAAGTACACGGAAGGTGGATGGTCGTTACGAGGTTCCGTTGATTTGGtgcgataaaaatgttaatCTTCCTGACAACTTTCCCGCTGCAGCTCGGCGGCTTGAatttcttgagaagaaattaGTCGTGATCCTGAGTTGGCTGCAAATTACAAGAGAACTATTGATATGGACATGAAAAAGGGATACATCAAAAGGCTTACTAAAGAGGAAGTGGTTGCCCCAGTCGCGCGCAAATGGTACCTTCCTCACCACCCTGTTGTCAACCCTAAGAAACCTGGTAAGGTTCAACGAGTATGTGATGCTGCTGCGAAGTTTCAAGGCTCATCATTAAACAGCCATCTTCTAATCGGCCCTGATTTGTTAAACAACCTTGTTGGAATCTTCATGCGATTTCGAGAAGAAAAGGTAGCGCTTTCAGGAGACATTGAAGCGATGTTTAATCAAGTTGCCGTCCCGGAAGCAGATCAAAGTGCCCTTCGTTTTCTGTGGCGTCAATCCCCTGAATCACCGATCGAAGTCTACCAATACGTGCGTCACATATTTGGAGCGAAATGTGCGCCAACTTGTTCCAACTATGCCTTGTTGAGGAGTGCAGAAGATAAAGAGATGAAGTTTCCAATCGCCGCTCTAGCTGTGAAGCGAAACTTTTACATGGATGACTTTTTCAAGTCTGTTAAATCAATCGATGAGGCTATGGAAGTACAACGACAACTTGCTAAAATGCTTAACCTGGGATGTTTCCGCTTGACCAAGTGGATCTCAAATGAGAAAGAAGTGATCGCGCAAATTCCAGAACCGGAAAGAGCTCCCTCTGTCAAGGTCGTGGATGAAAATATCGTAATGCCTGTGGAACGTGCTCTTGGTATCATCTGGGACACCAATTCAGACTGTTTTGTCTATGAGGTTGCGAAGAGAAACATAGCAGACACTCGTCGTAAGATGCTGAGCCTTACAGCATCACTCTTTGATCCCATTGGATTCCTAGCACCATTCCTGGTTAGAGCGAAAATCCTTCTTCAGCAAGTGTGGCATTGCGGTATTGGTTGGGACGATTTACTGccatcagagcttctaaaggaGTGGTCTAAGTGGCAGGAAGAGCTAGATGGAATTTCACAATTTCGCATCTCCCGTTTCTATCGTCATGTTCCAGACAGCCCATCTGCTATTGAGCTTCATATCTTTGGGGATGCAAGCGAACAGGCATTCTGCTCAGTGGCTTATTTGAGATTCTGCTATGCCAGTGGAGCAGTGAAATGTGCATTTGTTATGGCCAAGACTCGGGTAGCACCCGAGAAACCCTTAAGCATACCAAAACTTGAATTGCAAGCTGCTGTTTTGAGTACGAGATTATCTTTGGTAGTCGTCAAGGAGCATGGTTATATCATTGACTCTACCTATTTCTGGACAGACATTAGTACTGTGTTCCAGAGGATACGCGGAGTGTCTAAGCGACACCCGGTCTTTATCGCCAACCGAATTGGGGAGATACTGGATTCATCTGACCCCTGTCAATGGAATCATTGTCCAGGACTGTTAAACCCAGCTGAACTACTAAACTCCTTGGGGTCCACTTGTCGTCCGACCTCAAGTGGTCGACTCATGTAGAGGCCGTGTGCGCTAAAGCAAGTAAGCGTCTGTTTGCTTTACGATCCCTAAAACGTAGTGGCGTTCCGCCACGAGATTTAAGATCGGTCTACTCCTATTCCATCCGCCCAGTATTGGAGTACGCTTGCCCTGTTTGGCACACCTCACTGTCGCGCAAACTCAGCGACCAACTTGAGCAAATTCAACGTCGTGCTCTTCGTATTATCGTTCCACATTTGTCCTACACTAATGGTCTAAATGAACTGGATCTTACCACTCTTGAGGAGCGAAGGGAATCCTTATGtaaatctttttacaagaaCAATCTAAACACTGCTAGCAAACTTTCAAGTCTGTTGCCTGATCCTgttgatcattattataatcTTAGAAATCCTAGGAAGCTGCCCTTGTATAAATGTAGAAATAATCGTTTCAGTAATAGTTTTTTACCATATTGTGTCCGCAAATGGGATGCTAACCCATAGCCTTACACGtttaaatatattatttttattgttttagtattacaTATATGGCATATATTTATCATCTATtgtaaacttgagtttttcaatttcaatttttactattgtaaattgccaatcaagtaTTTTAATAAACATTAATAAACATTAATGATGGTAGCCCGGGACTACCAGTAACCTCGATTACATCTGGCAGTCGTTGGCTAAATGGTCCTGCATTTTTGCTCCTTCCTGAAGAGAAATGGTCAAAGGGAAATTCAACACTTGAACCTCCCAAGCAATACGTTGATGACCCACAAACCCAAGAGACAACTGTGACCTGCATTGGTGAAGTGCAAGATACGAAGAACCAGACTGAGTACTTTTGCCCAGCTAAATACTCGTCCCTGACAAAGTTTCTCAGAGTAACTGCGTACCTTGCCCGGTTTATCTACAACTGTAGGCACTCGAAATCAGAACGTCGCATTGGTGCGCTTTTGGTTGAAGACATAGAGCAGGCCCGAAAGTTTTGGGTCCGCAGTACCCAAGCGGAATCATTTCCTCAAGAAGTTGTAGCGCTCAAGTCGAAACAACATGTTTCAAGCAAGAGTAAATTGGTATCACTATCACCCTTTCTTGATGAACATGGAATTGTTCGTGCCGGTGGTCGAATTGAGAGAGCCGACATTCCATTTTGCAGTCGTCACCCGATAGTGCTATCACCCGATCGTGAGTTCACCCGTGTTATCATCATGAATTGCCATGAGAGACTGAAACATGAAGGAGTGGATCATGTCAGAAATGAGTTGAGACAACAGTATTGGATCTTGCGCTGCCGAGCTACAGTACGAAAGATTCTCCATCAGTGTTCTTACTGCCGGAGGCGGAGAGCAAAACCCGTCCCGCCCATGATGGCGAGTCTCCCTTATGATCGTCTACAGATTGCACCACCATTCTCTAAAGTTGgtgtggatttctttggaccgCTTAGGGTGAAGTATCTAAGGAAACAGGAGAAGAGATATGGCTGTCTCTTTATTTTCCTGGTGAATAGAGCAATTCACTTGGAAGTCGCCTTTTCGTTGTCTACTGATTTCTTCATTATGTGTCTTAGACGGTTTATTGCTAGAAGAGGTAAACCAACTGTCATCTACTCTGACAATGGAACAAATTTTGTTGGAGCGAACCGTGAGTTACGCGAGTGTATCGATGATTGGAACCAAGATATGATCGGAGGGGTGTTGAGTCAAGATGGAATTCAGTGGGTGTTCAACCCTCCAGCCGCGCCACATATGGGGGGTGTGTGGGAGCGCCTCGTGAGATCGTGCAAGAAAGCGCTAGATGTTGTCCTACGGAATCAAGTCCTTACTGACGAATTATTGTTAACCGCCTTTGCTGAAGTGGAATGGCTTGTGAATAGTCGTCCCCTGACCGAAGTAAGCTCAGATGTGGATGATCTTGAAGCCCTAACTCCGAATCACTTCATCATTGGAAGAGGAACTCTCAACTTACCACCCGGTGTCTTCATCGACAAGGAGATGTCAAGTCACAAACGTTGGCGTCAAGCACAAGTAGTTGCGACCCACATTTGGAATCGGTGGCTACGAGAGTACCTACCTCGTCTGATTAGCCGTAAGAAATGGCTGCAGCCCACCGCTAATGTCAAGATTGGAGATTTGGTATTAGTTTCTGATTACGCAGTCCCAAGGGGTTACTGGCCTCTTGGTAGAATCGTGAACGTTTTTCCTGGACATGACAATGTTGTACGATCAGCCGAAGTTAAGACTAAGTTTGGAGTAATGAAACGTCCTGTAACTAAACTGGCGTTACTTGAAGAGTGTTCGCCCAATTAGATGGGTCGAAAACGGGGGAAGGATGTTACCTCCGCAGAACtgtgatttttctgtttttaatcgGATTGACATTACGTGGACATTATATGAAGTACTAAGTAGGAAACTTTGTAACCCGGATGTGAGCACATGTTTTTCTGGTCGTGTTAAGTTTTAACTGTGAGGAAAACTGGCTGTACTTGTGGAATAAATTATggttaaaaaattacaaatgttgttgagttgacgtattggCAACAGGTGTTTTGACGTCGTTGTTAcccagagtaccgcaaaaataaaagctaaaatgcGTGGTGCAGTACgactttttttcagtttccacTTTCAACCAatgtcattagggagcttaagaaacgacgacttCGACTGCAccaacaacgccacaaaacagagACGTCATtggttaaggtgattccttaataatggaagttgtcgtaagattttctttaaacgtTTCTcaattgttccctacattatggtgacgcCAAATGTgcgattaaaaaaataggtcaccaagctcgtttgcgagatatgacttgctcaagttactcatttaatctttgcgacttcatctatcaaggacaataTTGTTCCATCTGTTCacgctacgttttgcaggaacaggaagcacagctttgacgtaattcttgaaataacaaaaacaggtgtattgtattgttcaaaaggaaaaatttaatgtttgttctatggcacaggcacacctCTTGAAAAGgtactgactacaaatattcctcgggtgcgtgatcgcgaggagacaattttgtgtccacgagtgatggctacgaacacttttttctctgtaacttttttttctgacgtaaatttttaaaatttttttacagCATATAGATgaggagtaagagaataaaataatGGCCAAAAGAATATAGGTCACCAACCttgtttaggagaaaacagaaaggaaaccaagctcgacccgtcgaacaacacgtctccccaggacgtctccccgatagcgcggttttcactttcactctcggaCTGAAATGACACTTGAGCATCATCGAGGCCATCAGtcgagtttttgttttgcaagaGTCTAAAAGATTTTCCCGTTtcgctctttactgctgtgctctgaaaacggccattcttctttccagggagctttcccgcacgaaaggtcgctatttttaaatgtttttggccacgttcgatatatcaatattcacacatggccacgagtctttatggttaactttaaacattgttttgtttagaaatatcccttgagacttgtgaaacgaagaaaacagaactgagccgtgaaatttgaccataaagccctttagccatgcctgaatacgaacgtggcctacactgtgttatgcgcagaacaggatgcgcagtgcaatactagggagtCACCTTAAAGtagaaaaataatcgtgcagcACGCGCAGcgtaacaacgacgtgaaatcacccaATTTTATGTTTTGACGACAATGTGAGCTTGCAAATGTAAaacttttcattgtttcttttcttttatctgaagccgctcgtaccaatatataaagacatctgtttattttgactggaattttcctaattaatggtccgccattactaactttaaaaatcttgagagagctggatcgaggataagatgacgtcaaagactcaccagtttaaaaatgcaatgcgtcTGCACGCgcctaaattaatatgcagcacgggagtttcgagctttcagacttttaaactcgtgttttgcatgtataataagctgcgtttacatgcTGCAATTTTACGCcggtgagtctttgacgtcatcttaccTCGATctaaccctctgaggtccaatcggtcattttcgaacgtgagtaatggcggaccgtgaaatccaaaacttgcactcaaagcaAACAGCCTTAGGATATAATTCgaaactcaaaattttgccagtcaggtgtcaagtaaacacgttttcaaaatctaaaggaaaaagggaagtgaattttttgatcataatagcactttaaaaaaatctggCAACCGTTTACAAGGGGTGGCGAGGACAATTCGGGTGGGTAAGGCAACTTGTCTCACCTCGGCAAATAGAGTAACCCTGGCAAGCGAGACAACGTTTTTCCATATAAACATTTTGGCTGGACTACCCGGGACGAGAATGCACGCGGAAGCGAAGCGTATTTTCGCTTAGCGGAGACCGATGAGACAGCTGAACAgcttttttcccgccaaaatccTCTCCATAGCCAACTGAAACTCTCGATTCAAAACAGCTTTTTATTCAA
This portion of the Montipora foliosa isolate CH-2021 unplaced genomic scaffold, ASM3666993v2 scaffold_414, whole genome shotgun sequence genome encodes:
- the LOC137988341 gene encoding uncharacterized protein; the protein is MKKGYIKRLTKEEVVAPVARKWYLPHHPVVNPKKPGKVQRVCDAAAKFQGSSLNSHLLIGPDLLNNLVGIFMRFREEKVALSGDIEAMFNQVAVPEADQSALRFLWRQSPESPIEVYQYVRHIFGAKCAPTCSNYALLRSAEDKEMKFPIAALAVKRNFYMDDFFKSVKSIDEAMEVQRQLAKMLNLGCFRLTKWISNEKEVIAQIPEPERAPSVKVVDENIVMPVERALGIIWDTNSDCFVYEVAKRNIADTRRKMLSLTASLFDPIGFLAPFLVRAKILLQQVWHCGIGWDDLLPSELLKEWSKWQEELDGISQFRISRFYRHVPDSPSAIELHIFGDASEQAFCSVAYLRFCYASGAVKCAFVMAKTRVAPEKPLSIPKLELQAAVLSTRLSLVVVKEHGYIIDSTYFWTDISTVFQRIRGVSKRHPVFIANRIGEILDSSDPCQWNHCPGLLNPAELLNSLGSTCRPTSSGRLIPGLPVTSITSGSRWLNGPAFLLLPEEKWSKGNSTLEPPKQYVDDPQTQETTVTCIGEVQDTKNQTEYFCPAKYSSLTKFLRVTAYLARFIYNCRHSKSERRIGALLVEDIEQARKFWVRSTQAESFPQEVVALKSKQHVSSKSKLVSLSPFLDEHGIVRAGGRIERADIPFCSRHPIVLSPDREFTRVIIMNCHERLKHEGVDHVRNELRQQYWILRCRATVRKILHQCSYCRRRRAKPVPPMMASLPYDRLQIAPPFSKVGVDFFGPLRVKYLRKQEKRYGCLFIFLVNRAIHLEVAFSLSTDFFIMCLRRFIARRGKPTVIYSDNGTNFVGANRELRECIDDWNQDMIGGVLSQDGIQWVFNPPAAPHMGGVWERLVRSCKKALDVVLRNQVLTDELLLTAFAEVEWLVNSRPLTEVSSDVDDLEALTPNHFIIGRGTLNLPPGVFIDKEMSSHKRWRQAQVVATHIWNRWLREYLPRLISRKKWLQPTANVKIGDLVLVSDYAVPRGYWPLGRIVNVFPGHDNVVRSAEVKTKFGVMKRPVTKLALLEECSPN
- the LOC137988340 gene encoding uncharacterized protein, whose product is MFKSIVHDANVSRNGKIQHLQNSVVGRAKSAIEGYGYGGDSYYEALKELESRFGKPALVVKVTLDRLRKTARIQNDKPQEVRNLSDVVSSTVWTLKKFGYESDLKAEANVSLAVDKLSQELKIKWKDNTKATKLERPSLVDFSLWLKGQADIYDDCYPKVSGRFSSQPHKNKTRFGGPSGMTERQNTFLISNFVSRPKSTNSSCIMGDGQGHKLSSCPKFKALSVQERLKEVQKHGLCFSCLSPQHWLSNCSNQKQFGVNGCSRSHNALLHKLRNVTSMENSGVVSATNPAVQTAVGSSTEHSNSSHRSSHTSVLLQVVPVTLCGPKGYFNTHAMLDTGSTFSLLLADVAGRLGLDGPVESVLLNGIQKTSDLLTKRINVQVSPVNDFGTQYDVNGVLVVNHLNVPQKKVKLRELQEKWPNLWDLELTEVAGTQVTLLLGSDVAELIVPLEIRHGPKRSPVGVHTRIGWTVTGRVPGYIQGQESVCKVHVATPEEELNETVKTWWRTENFGCRYDNDTQRSVEDERVMKFLNESTRKVDGRYEVPLIWCDKNVNLPDNFPAAARRLEFLEKKLVVILSWLQITRELLIWT